One Pseudomonas rhizophila DNA window includes the following coding sequences:
- the arfB gene encoding alternative ribosome rescue aminoacyl-tRNA hydrolase ArfB: MLAISNTVHIPDAEIELTAIRAQGAGGQNVNKVSSAVHLRFDIAASSLPDFYKERLLALRDSRITSDGVLIIKAQQYRTQEQNRADALERLTELILNATKVEKKRRPTKPTLGSKKRRLESKTKRGSIKAGRGKVDF, from the coding sequence ATGCTGGCAATTTCCAACACTGTGCACATCCCGGACGCCGAGATCGAACTGACGGCCATCCGAGCCCAAGGCGCCGGCGGGCAGAACGTCAACAAGGTGTCCAGCGCCGTGCACTTGCGCTTCGACATTGCGGCCTCGTCCTTGCCCGATTTCTACAAGGAGCGGTTGCTGGCGCTGCGCGACAGTCGCATCACCAGCGACGGCGTGTTGATCATCAAGGCCCAGCAATACCGCACCCAGGAACAGAACCGGGCCGATGCCCTGGAACGCCTGACCGAACTGATCCTTAACGCCACCAAGGTCGAAAAGAAGCGCCGTCCGACCAAACCGACCCTGGGCTCGAAGAAACGTCGCCTGGAATCCAAGACCAAGCGCGGTTCGATCAAAGCCGGGCGCGGCAAGGTGGACTTCTAG
- a CDS encoding MFS transporter has product MPDTQRPLAVTLQVVSIVLFTFIGYLNIGIPLAVLPGFVHGELGFGAVIAGLVISVQYLATLLSRPYAGRIIDNLGSKRAVMFGLAGCGLSGVFMLASAWTSNLPTLSLISLLIGRLVLGSAESLVGSGSIGWGIGRVGAANTAKVISWNGIASYGALAIGAPLGVWLVKSLGLWSMGVSIILLALLGLALAWPKTAAPIVTGERLPFMHVLGRVLPHGCGLALGSIGFGTIATFITLYYATQQWDNAVLCLSLFGASFIGARLLFGNLINRLGGFRVAIACLSVETLGLLLLWLAPDAHWALAGAALSGFGFSLVFPALGVEAVNLVPASSRGAAVGAYSLFIDLSLGITGPLAGAIAAGFGFASIFLFAALAALGGLLLSLYLYRQAPKYRQEREKN; this is encoded by the coding sequence ATGCCAGATACCCAGCGCCCCTTGGCGGTCACGCTGCAAGTCGTTTCCATCGTTCTGTTCACTTTCATTGGCTACCTGAATATCGGCATTCCCCTCGCCGTGTTGCCCGGGTTCGTCCACGGCGAACTGGGTTTTGGCGCGGTGATCGCCGGGTTGGTAATCAGCGTCCAGTACCTGGCCACCCTCCTCAGTCGTCCTTATGCCGGACGGATCATCGACAACCTGGGGAGCAAGCGCGCGGTCATGTTCGGCCTCGCCGGTTGCGGGCTGAGCGGTGTGTTCATGCTGGCGTCTGCCTGGACGTCAAACCTACCGACGCTGAGCCTGATCAGCCTGCTGATCGGCCGCCTGGTGCTGGGCAGCGCCGAAAGCCTGGTAGGCTCGGGATCGATTGGCTGGGGCATCGGCCGGGTCGGCGCGGCGAATACCGCCAAGGTGATTTCCTGGAACGGTATCGCCAGCTACGGCGCGCTGGCGATTGGCGCGCCGTTGGGGGTGTGGCTGGTGAAATCCCTGGGGCTGTGGAGCATGGGCGTCAGCATTATTTTGCTGGCGTTGCTGGGGCTGGCGCTGGCCTGGCCGAAAACGGCGGCGCCCATTGTCACTGGCGAACGGCTGCCTTTCATGCATGTTCTCGGACGCGTCCTGCCCCATGGCTGCGGCCTGGCCCTGGGCTCCATCGGTTTTGGCACCATCGCCACGTTCATCACCCTGTATTACGCCACGCAGCAGTGGGACAACGCAGTGCTGTGCCTGAGCCTGTTCGGCGCCAGCTTCATCGGCGCGCGCTTGCTGTTCGGTAATTTGATCAACCGCCTGGGCGGCTTCCGGGTGGCGATTGCCTGCCTGTCGGTGGAAACCCTCGGTTTGTTGTTGCTCTGGCTGGCGCCGGATGCGCATTGGGCCTTGGCCGGCGCGGCATTGAGCGGCTTCGGTTTTTCCCTGGTGTTCCCGGCGCTGGGGGTGGAAGCGGTCAACCTGGTACCCGCCTCCAGCCGTGGCGCGGCGGTGGGCGCCTATTCGTTGTTTATTGACTTGTCCCTGGGGATTACCGGGCCGTTGGCCGGTGCGATTGCCGCAGGTTTCGGTTTTGCTTCGATCTTTTTGTTCGCCGCGCTGGCGGCCTTGGGCGGGTTGTTGCTGAGTCTCTACCTGTACCGCCAGGCGCCGAAGTATCGCCAGGAGCGGGAGAAAAACTAG
- a CDS encoding methyl-accepting chemotaxis protein, with the protein MFLQKSLRAQILALLSGSLLAMLLIALASFHFLSNGVQNYRNLIDGPLRASQLIDEANLQFKVQVQEWKNVLLRGKQPADLAKYWKQFEDRQHDVQGILGQLIALEGVATPIKTRIEGLRDEHRQLGAAYQKGRDAFVTAGGDAAAGDAAVKGVDRAASEQMSALVVELRKLAGEQSAQISAGADRTIMLGTVIMLVSGLLIGLFSLWLVNRNLVQPIRNLIEYVTQLSRGRFAERVVSNRQDELGDLALAANTLRDFLAETFSRLQRSATELDSASGELNAIASLMSQGTSEQFERTDQVATAMNEMSATAQEVARHAADAAQAADDADHSAQQGEKVMQGTIHTITRMRGEIANTATVIRQLETDSGRIGKVLEVIRGIAEQTNLLALNAAIEAARAGEAGRGFAVVADEVRSLAQRTASSIIEINQIIQTVQTGAVDAAQAIESGQSRSEESVEQVTQAGVMLERITQAVEAIRDMNRQIATAAEEQTSVAEDISRNLTEITCIASTNLDNVQRTEAASRNLHGLSGQLNEVTARLSA; encoded by the coding sequence ATGTTTCTACAAAAATCCCTGAGAGCGCAGATTCTCGCCTTGCTCAGTGGCAGCCTGCTGGCGATGTTGCTGATTGCCCTGGCGTCTTTCCATTTCCTCTCCAACGGCGTCCAGAACTATCGCAACCTGATCGATGGCCCGTTGCGTGCGTCGCAGTTGATCGATGAGGCCAACCTGCAATTCAAGGTGCAGGTCCAGGAATGGAAAAACGTTCTGCTGCGCGGCAAGCAGCCGGCGGACCTAGCTAAATACTGGAAGCAGTTCGAAGATCGCCAGCATGATGTCCAGGGTATTCTTGGCCAGTTGATCGCCCTTGAAGGGGTTGCGACACCCATCAAGACTCGGATCGAGGGTCTGCGAGACGAACACCGTCAATTGGGTGCGGCCTACCAGAAGGGCCGTGATGCGTTTGTGACGGCGGGCGGCGATGCGGCGGCGGGTGATGCGGCGGTCAAAGGTGTGGACCGCGCGGCCAGCGAGCAAATGAGTGCGCTGGTGGTGGAGTTGCGCAAACTTGCCGGCGAACAATCGGCGCAGATCAGTGCCGGTGCCGATCGCACGATTATGCTGGGCACCGTGATCATGCTGGTTTCCGGCCTGCTGATCGGGCTGTTCAGCCTGTGGCTGGTCAATCGCAACCTGGTGCAGCCGATCCGCAACCTGATCGAATACGTGACCCAACTGAGTCGCGGCCGTTTCGCCGAGCGGGTAGTCAGCAACCGGCAGGACGAATTGGGTGACCTGGCGCTGGCCGCCAATACCCTGCGCGACTTTCTCGCCGAAACCTTCTCGCGTCTGCAGCGCAGTGCCACGGAACTGGACAGTGCCAGCGGCGAGCTTAATGCCATCGCCAGCCTGATGAGCCAAGGCACCAGCGAGCAATTCGAACGCACCGACCAGGTGGCGACGGCGATGAACGAAATGTCCGCCACCGCCCAGGAAGTCGCTCGCCATGCCGCCGACGCGGCACAGGCCGCCGATGACGCCGATCACTCGGCGCAGCAGGGCGAGAAGGTCATGCAAGGGACCATTCATACCATCACCCGCATGCGCGGTGAAATCGCCAACACGGCCACAGTCATCCGCCAGTTGGAAACCGATAGCGGGCGCATTGGCAAGGTGCTGGAAGTGATCCGCGGTATCGCCGAGCAGACCAATCTGTTGGCCCTCAACGCTGCCATCGAAGCGGCCCGGGCTGGCGAGGCTGGACGCGGTTTCGCGGTGGTTGCCGATGAGGTGCGCAGTCTGGCCCAGCGCACCGCCTCGTCCATCATCGAGATCAACCAGATTATCCAGACCGTGCAAACCGGTGCGGTGGACGCAGCCCAGGCCATCGAGAGCGGTCAGTCGCGCAGTGAAGAAAGTGTGGAGCAGGTGACTCAGGCCGGTGTGATGCTCGAACGCATTACCCAGGCCGTGGAAGCGATTCGCGACATGAATCGTCAGATCGCCACTGCCGCAGAAGAGCAGACCTCGGTGGCTGAAGACATCTCGCGCAACCTGACCGAAATCACCTGCATCGCCAGCACTAACCTGGACAATGTACAGCGCACCGAAGCCGCGAGTCGGAACCTGCACGGTTTGTCAGGGCAGTTGAATGAAGTGACGGCGCGGTTGAGTGCCTGA
- a CDS encoding PepSY domain-containing protein, with amino-acid sequence MKTLTALFTAAALTLTAGLAQADVRVDQIPELVKSGKIKPLEEMNQAALKLHPGATITDTDLDNHFNGYEYEVELRMADGTEWDVDFDATTGKVLSDKQDR; translated from the coding sequence ATGAAAACTTTGACTGCCCTGTTCACCGCCGCAGCCCTGACCCTCACCGCCGGCCTGGCCCAGGCTGATGTTCGAGTCGACCAGATTCCTGAGTTGGTCAAGAGCGGAAAAATCAAGCCGCTGGAAGAGATGAACCAAGCAGCCCTGAAGTTGCACCCAGGCGCAACCATCACCGACACCGACCTGGATAACCACTTCAACGGTTATGAATATGAAGTTGAACTGAGAATGGCCGATGGCACAGAGTGGGATGTAGACTTTGACGCAACTACCGGCAAAGTCCTGAGCGACAAGCAAGACCGTTAA
- a CDS encoding glycerophosphodiester phosphodiesterase — MPVTFTRSALMLSLLLGFGQTQAGEAAPPKSLAALQGIPHPAVIAHRGASFDAPETTAAAYKLARDLGADYLELDLQRSKDGVLFVLHDDSLLRTTDVATKFPERKDSTANEFTMAELKTLDAGSWFNTAYPDRARPSFVGLKILTLDEVINIAEGNPLHKPGLYIETKEPKLFPGIERDLKDKLHDRGWLSPSGSKLAKRATGVGQGKGKVVLQTFEKSSLELLQKEMPNVPKVLLLWVGDGYIEAKSKVTFAESGETDKAAYYAKQQPKDNAEFEQWVQFAKAQGAIGTGPSAALTQGGSQSYSDLVQPWMNQYTHDQGLLVHVYTVDEAVDFRKVLEAGVDGIFTNRASELLKYLKRPETGSVAQVLENNGY, encoded by the coding sequence ATGCCTGTCACCTTCACCCGTAGTGCCCTGATGCTGAGCCTGCTGCTTGGCTTCGGCCAGACACAGGCCGGCGAAGCCGCGCCCCCCAAGTCCCTCGCGGCCCTTCAGGGCATTCCTCACCCAGCGGTGATCGCCCACCGCGGCGCCTCGTTTGACGCGCCGGAAACCACCGCCGCGGCCTACAAACTGGCCCGCGACCTGGGCGCCGACTACTTGGAACTGGACCTGCAACGCAGCAAGGACGGCGTACTGTTCGTGCTGCACGACGACAGCCTGCTGCGCACCACCGATGTCGCGACCAAATTCCCCGAGCGCAAGGACAGCACCGCCAACGAATTCACCATGGCGGAACTCAAAACCCTCGATGCCGGCAGTTGGTTCAACACCGCCTACCCGGACCGCGCCCGCCCGTCGTTCGTGGGCCTGAAAATCCTCACCCTCGACGAAGTCATCAACATCGCCGAAGGCAACCCGCTGCACAAACCGGGGCTGTACATCGAAACCAAGGAGCCGAAGCTGTTCCCCGGCATCGAGCGCGACTTGAAGGATAAACTGCATGACCGCGGCTGGTTGAGCCCGTCGGGCTCCAAGCTCGCCAAACGCGCCACCGGTGTAGGTCAGGGCAAAGGCAAGGTGGTGTTGCAAACCTTCGAAAAGAGCAGCCTCGAACTGCTGCAAAAAGAAATGCCGAACGTGCCAAAAGTCCTGCTGTTGTGGGTGGGCGATGGCTACATCGAGGCCAAGTCGAAGGTGACGTTTGCCGAGTCCGGCGAAACGGACAAGGCGGCCTATTACGCCAAACAGCAGCCCAAGGACAACGCCGAGTTTGAACAATGGGTTCAATTCGCCAAGGCACAAGGCGCTATCGGCACCGGGCCGTCCGCCGCGTTGACTCAAGGCGGCAGCCAGAGTTATTCGGATCTGGTGCAGCCGTGGATGAACCAATACACCCATGACCAGGGTTTGTTGGTGCACGTTTATACGGTTGATGAAGCGGTGGACTTCAGAAAAGTGCTGGAGGCCGGAGTGGATGGCATCTTTACCAACCGCGCCAGCGAACTGCTCAAATACTTGAAGCGTCCCGAAACAGGCAGCGTGGCGCAGGTGCTGGAGAACAACGGTTACTGA
- a CDS encoding DUF2025 family protein, with protein MRTTSTFICQAADQLKGFVGLNRKTGQYIVRFSEDAFGMDVADDGIIPTCEFVWTPVADGTMALSRQRIQLLLDQNIDDRINLTEPLRVYMARSDLPEIVAVRQLVEG; from the coding sequence ATGCGCACCACTTCGACATTCATCTGCCAGGCCGCCGACCAGCTCAAGGGTTTTGTCGGCCTGAACCGCAAAACCGGCCAGTACATCGTGCGCTTCAGCGAAGATGCCTTTGGCATGGACGTGGCCGACGACGGCATCATCCCCACCTGCGAATTTGTCTGGACTCCGGTGGCAGACGGCACCATGGCCCTGAGTCGCCAGCGCATCCAGTTGCTGCTGGACCAGAACATCGACGACCGGATCAACCTCACCGAACCGTTGCGGGTTTACATGGCCCGTAGCGACCTGCCGGAGATTGTTGCAGTGCGTCAGTTGGTGGAAGGCTAA
- a CDS encoding antibiotic biosynthesis monooxygenase family protein — MSAPYYAVIFTSLRTEGDQGYAQAAERMLTLVQEQPGFLGVESARGADGLGITVSYWSSEAAILAWKQHPEHRAIRERGRSTWYAHCHTRVCKVERDYAFQRQT; from the coding sequence ATGAGCGCCCCGTATTACGCGGTGATTTTCACCTCCCTGCGCACTGAGGGGGACCAGGGTTACGCCCAAGCCGCTGAGCGCATGCTGACTCTGGTTCAAGAGCAGCCGGGCTTCCTCGGCGTCGAGTCGGCCCGTGGCGCAGACGGCTTGGGCATCACCGTGTCCTACTGGAGCAGCGAAGCGGCGATCCTGGCCTGGAAACAGCACCCCGAACACCGCGCAATCCGCGAACGCGGTCGCTCGACCTGGTACGCCCATTGCCACACGCGGGTGTGCAAGGTCGAACGGGACTATGCCTTCCAGCGCCAAACCTGA
- a CDS encoding CTP synthase, with protein MENQRSLHIALVGDYDPQITAHRAIPIALELASKQTGHHIGFQWLGTDLITDSAVLNGFDGVWCVPGSPYRNENGALQAIRFAREQRRPFLGTCGGFQHTVLEYARNVKGWADAAHGETAPEAERALLTPLSCALIETIDCLELDADSLIAKAYGRLKVFEGYRCSFGVNPQFERDLLSDRLHAVARDSAGDLRAVELADHPFFVATLFQPERAALEGRVPPLVSAFVEACRRTAS; from the coding sequence ATGGAAAACCAGCGTTCTTTGCACATCGCCCTGGTCGGCGACTATGACCCTCAAATAACGGCCCATCGGGCCATCCCCATCGCACTCGAACTGGCCAGCAAGCAAACCGGTCATCACATTGGATTTCAATGGCTGGGCACCGACCTCATCACCGACAGCGCCGTCCTGAATGGTTTCGACGGGGTCTGGTGCGTGCCCGGCAGCCCTTACCGAAACGAAAATGGCGCGCTGCAAGCCATTCGTTTTGCCCGCGAACAGCGTCGCCCTTTCCTCGGCACCTGCGGCGGTTTTCAGCATACCGTGCTGGAATACGCGCGCAATGTGAAGGGCTGGGCCGACGCAGCCCATGGCGAAACAGCTCCCGAGGCTGAACGGGCACTGCTGACGCCGTTAAGCTGTGCGCTGATCGAAACCATCGACTGTCTTGAGCTTGACGCCGATTCGTTGATTGCCAAGGCCTATGGTCGCCTTAAGGTTTTCGAAGGATATCGGTGCAGCTTTGGGGTCAATCCACAGTTTGAGCGGGACTTGCTGAGTGACCGCTTGCACGCCGTGGCCCGGGATTCGGCTGGCGATTTACGGGCCGTGGAGCTGGCTGATCATCCTTTTTTTGTCGCGACCCTGTTCCAGCCTGAGCGCGCAGCGTTGGAAGGACGTGTGCCGCCGCTGGTCAGTGCGTTTGTCGAGGCTTGCCGGAGGACAGCATCATGA
- a CDS encoding LysR family transcriptional regulator — MLIPGRHYRLAFTQSILAFAQVINASTHYRLDYPDLSLILALVRGGSLARAARLLHVDVSTVFRSVRRLEAALGQPLFEKSRAGYLPTSLAQALAEQAERAEQALEAARIGVEQGGEVVSGTVRLTCTDSVLQALLLPALARFMPAYPALFLELSTSNDFANLSRRDADIALRLTRTPPEHLVGRHLGNVVYRVCADTRYLRSVNTDDLAAMTWIAPDDFLPDHPTVAWRRQHLPGVVPAYRCNSMLSVTELVRAGLGVAALPDFLIGENKGLTPIGEPLVGYDTALWLLTRPDCRALRSVVTLFDELRCNLRLH, encoded by the coding sequence TTGTTGATTCCTGGTCGCCACTATAGATTGGCGTTCACGCAATCAATATTGGCATTTGCCCAAGTGATCAATGCATCGACGCACTATCGTCTGGACTATCCCGATCTGTCCCTGATCCTGGCGCTGGTCCGTGGCGGTTCGCTGGCCCGAGCCGCGCGCTTGCTGCACGTGGATGTGTCCACGGTCTTCCGCTCGGTACGGCGGCTGGAGGCCGCCCTGGGCCAACCCTTGTTCGAAAAAAGCCGTGCAGGGTATTTGCCCACGAGCCTGGCCCAGGCGCTGGCTGAGCAGGCCGAGCGCGCCGAACAAGCGTTGGAGGCGGCGCGTATCGGGGTGGAGCAGGGCGGTGAGGTCGTCAGCGGCACGGTGCGCCTGACCTGCACTGACTCGGTCCTGCAAGCATTGTTGCTGCCGGCCCTGGCGCGGTTCATGCCTGCTTACCCGGCGCTGTTCCTTGAGCTGAGCACCTCGAACGACTTTGCCAACCTGAGCCGCCGCGACGCCGACATCGCCTTGCGACTGACCCGTACGCCGCCGGAACATCTGGTCGGGCGGCATCTGGGTAATGTGGTTTATCGGGTATGTGCCGACACCCGCTATCTGCGTTCGGTAAATACGGATGATCTGGCCGCCATGACCTGGATCGCGCCGGATGACTTTCTCCCCGATCACCCCACTGTGGCTTGGCGCCGTCAGCATCTTCCTGGCGTGGTGCCGGCCTATCGCTGCAACAGCATGCTTTCGGTCACCGAGTTGGTTCGAGCCGGGCTGGGCGTGGCGGCGTTGCCGGACTTTCTGATCGGCGAAAACAAGGGCCTTACCCCCATTGGCGAACCGCTGGTGGGGTATGACACGGCCCTTTGGCTGCTGACCCGGCCCGACTGTCGCGCCTTGCGCTCAGTGGTGACATTGTTCGATGAACTCAGGTGCAATCTGCGCTTGCACTGA
- a CDS encoding DUF1003 domain-containing protein: MTESSQPTSTAPVDHLRFHRPHAHLGPTFGNDRFALRAEAFARFFGTPMFLGAQTLIVLIWISLNMLGVVHFDAYPFILLNLAFSLQSAYAAPLILLAQTRQAARDKAQAEADAQHREALAIANSERQAQAAQNTAQLLELLEQNTRLTEMTKALTERIDCLTTEMHEKFVSKPSMP; this comes from the coding sequence ATGACAGAATCGTCGCAGCCCACTTCCACAGCACCTGTTGATCACTTGCGTTTTCATCGTCCCCACGCGCATTTGGGGCCGACCTTTGGTAATGACCGCTTTGCGCTACGCGCGGAGGCATTCGCGCGTTTTTTCGGGACACCCATGTTCCTGGGGGCGCAGACCTTGATCGTGTTGATCTGGATAAGCCTGAACATGTTGGGTGTGGTTCATTTCGATGCTTACCCGTTCATCTTGCTGAATCTGGCGTTCAGCCTACAGTCGGCCTACGCCGCCCCGCTGATCCTGCTGGCGCAGACACGCCAGGCCGCGCGGGACAAGGCCCAAGCCGAAGCGGATGCTCAACATCGCGAAGCACTGGCCATTGCCAACAGTGAGCGCCAGGCCCAGGCAGCACAGAACACGGCGCAATTGCTCGAGTTGTTGGAGCAGAACACCCGCCTGACGGAAATGACCAAGGCATTGACCGAGCGCATCGACTGCCTGACTACCGAGATGCACGAGAAATTCGTGAGCAAGCCATCGATGCCGTAA
- a CDS encoding TetR/AcrR family transcriptional regulator, with amino-acid sequence MTVPPQRLTERKRESILQAAIAEFRSSGFEITSMDKIAATAGVSKRTVYNHFPSKEELFAEILNRLWNSITAEQDMAYSPEQPLREQLRKLLQAKLHMLADDNFLDLARIAIAATIHSPERAQDMVARMGQREEGLTVWIRQAQADGRLKAVEPAFAAQQMHGLIKTFAFWPQISMGQPCLTQDEQTQVVESALDMFLARYQV; translated from the coding sequence ATGACCGTACCGCCGCAGCGCCTCACCGAGCGAAAACGCGAATCCATCCTCCAGGCCGCGATTGCCGAATTCCGTAGCAGCGGTTTCGAGATCACCAGCATGGACAAGATCGCGGCGACGGCGGGTGTGTCAAAGCGCACGGTGTATAACCACTTCCCCAGCAAAGAGGAGTTGTTTGCGGAAATTCTGAATCGATTGTGGAACAGCATTACCGCCGAACAGGACATGGCCTACAGCCCGGAGCAGCCCCTGCGTGAGCAGCTTCGAAAGCTGCTGCAAGCCAAATTGCACATGCTGGCAGACGATAATTTTCTCGATCTGGCGCGCATCGCCATTGCCGCGACGATTCATTCGCCCGAGCGAGCCCAGGATATGGTTGCGCGCATGGGTCAGCGCGAAGAAGGTTTGACCGTGTGGATTCGCCAGGCCCAGGCCGACGGTCGGTTGAAAGCCGTGGAGCCGGCGTTTGCGGCGCAACAGATGCACGGGCTGATCAAGACGTTCGCCTTCTGGCCTCAAATTTCCATGGGCCAGCCGTGCCTGACCCAGGATGAACAGACTCAGGTGGTTGAATCGGCCCTCGACATGTTCCTGGCCCGCTATCAGGTCTGA
- a CDS encoding MBL fold metallo-hydrolase: MTIFSSTDSPAVLPSSQQEQGKYRNHAPTPRQGLGQMLRIMWNMIFHKPRNTRPAGTIEVQPLTRADLLAAPNNSVFRLGHSTVLLKLRDKFWLTDPVFSERASPLQWAGPKRFHQPPISLEQLPPIEAVILSHDHYDHLDHQAILQLAAKTRHFLAPLGVGDTLIKWGIDASKVRQLDWWQSTEVDGIEFIATPSQHFSGRGLFDGNSTLWASWVMIDGATRIFFSGDTGYFDGFKRIGQQYGPFDLTLMETGAYNVEWPHIHMQPEQTLQAHIDLKGRWLLPIHNGTFDLSMHAWYEPFDRILALAWERNVCIATPQMGEAFSLAQPQRGRAWWLDVEPSAYQDQPDMA; the protein is encoded by the coding sequence ATGACCATTTTTTCTTCGACTGACAGCCCTGCGGTGCTTCCTTCATCCCAGCAGGAGCAAGGAAAGTACCGTAACCACGCCCCTACACCGCGCCAAGGGCTCGGCCAGATGCTACGCATCATGTGGAACATGATCTTCCACAAACCGCGCAACACCCGTCCTGCGGGCACCATCGAGGTACAACCGCTGACGCGCGCCGACCTGCTGGCCGCGCCGAACAACAGTGTTTTCCGCCTCGGTCATTCCACGGTGCTGCTCAAACTGCGAGACAAGTTCTGGCTGACCGACCCGGTTTTTTCCGAGCGCGCTTCCCCCCTGCAATGGGCTGGCCCCAAGCGCTTCCATCAGCCGCCCATCAGCCTGGAACAGCTGCCGCCAATTGAAGCGGTGATTCTTTCCCATGATCACTACGACCATCTCGATCATCAGGCCATCCTCCAACTTGCCGCCAAGACACGGCATTTCCTGGCCCCTCTCGGGGTAGGCGACACCCTGATCAAATGGGGCATCGACGCCAGCAAGGTGCGTCAGCTGGACTGGTGGCAGAGCACCGAAGTGGACGGCATTGAATTCATCGCCACACCCTCCCAGCACTTTTCCGGTCGCGGGCTGTTCGACGGCAACAGCACGTTATGGGCTTCGTGGGTGATGATCGATGGCGCCACCCGAATCTTCTTCAGCGGCGACACGGGCTATTTCGACGGGTTCAAACGCATCGGCCAGCAATACGGCCCATTCGACCTGACGCTGATGGAAACCGGCGCCTACAACGTCGAATGGCCGCACATCCACATGCAACCGGAGCAAACCCTCCAGGCGCATATCGACCTCAAGGGCCGCTGGTTGCTGCCGATCCACAACGGCACGTTCGATTTGTCGATGCATGCCTGGTACGAACCCTTCGATCGCATCCTGGCCCTGGCCTGGGAGCGCAACGTCTGCATTGCCACCCCGCAAATGGGTGAAGCTTTCAGCCTCGCGCAACCGCAACGTGGCCGCGCCTGGTGGCTGGACGTGGAACCCTCGGCTTATCAAGACCAGCCCGATATGGCCTGA
- a CDS encoding helix-turn-helix domain-containing protein: MASLAIKTTLERIAVYQFTPAHSAQARAMLGWSVEELSRQSGVSTQAIRRFEAGGELLDVTRLALAFRLEAEGLVFFPGFAPGRGMNIKGATPDPMGRPDYAMIE, from the coding sequence ATGGCCTCGCTCGCAATCAAAACCACCCTGGAACGCATCGCTGTCTATCAATTCACCCCTGCCCACAGCGCGCAGGCTCGAGCCATGCTGGGCTGGAGTGTCGAGGAATTGTCACGGCAGTCTGGAGTCTCGACCCAGGCCATCCGGCGCTTCGAAGCGGGGGGCGAGCTACTTGATGTCACCCGCCTGGCCCTGGCCTTTCGGCTGGAAGCCGAAGGCCTGGTGTTCTTCCCGGGCTTTGCGCCTGGGCGCGGCATGAATATCAAAGGCGCCACGCCGGATCCGATGGGGCGGCCAGACTACGCAATGATCGAATGA
- a CDS encoding AraC family transcriptional regulator: protein MRNTSIDLLDAIPRAVVAIGTDYPHGHLLPSHHHRRAQLLYGATGVMHVRTEDGNWVVPPQRAVWIPPGVAHEVLMLGVSTRSVYIEPAAVTAMDARCQVISVSPLMRQLLLEAVELAPEYDEAGRDGALINLLLHELLRSTHLPLHLPLPKDPRLLGLCQEFLKRPNAHVSPVQWVAQLPISLRSFNRLFSRETGLSFSQWRQQACVMSALSRLVVGDSVTRIALDMGYDSPAAFSTMFRRVLGHAPSAWLEKTTGH from the coding sequence ATGCGCAACACTTCGATCGATTTATTGGATGCGATCCCCAGGGCTGTCGTCGCCATTGGCACCGACTACCCCCACGGACATTTACTGCCCTCGCACCATCATCGCCGGGCGCAGTTGCTGTATGGCGCCACTGGTGTGATGCACGTCCGCACCGAAGACGGTAATTGGGTGGTGCCGCCGCAACGGGCGGTATGGATCCCGCCCGGGGTTGCCCATGAGGTGCTGATGCTGGGGGTCAGCACGCGCAGCGTGTACATCGAACCGGCCGCGGTGACGGCCATGGACGCCCGTTGCCAAGTCATCAGCGTGTCGCCCCTGATGCGCCAGTTGCTGCTGGAAGCCGTGGAGCTTGCGCCGGAATACGACGAGGCCGGACGCGACGGCGCGCTGATCAATCTGTTGCTGCACGAACTGTTGCGCAGCACTCATTTGCCGTTGCACCTGCCACTGCCCAAGGACCCACGCCTGCTCGGCCTGTGCCAGGAGTTTCTGAAACGCCCCAACGCCCACGTCTCACCTGTGCAATGGGTGGCGCAGTTGCCTATCAGCCTGCGCTCGTTCAATCGGCTGTTCAGCCGGGAAACCGGGTTGAGTTTCAGCCAATGGCGACAACAGGCCTGTGTGATGTCGGCGCTGTCTCGATTGGTCGTAGGCGATTCGGTAACCCGTATTGCCCTGGATATGGGCTACGACAGCCCCGCAGCGTTCTCCACCATGTTTCGCCGGGTGCTGGGTCACGCACCGAGTGCCTGGCTGGAAAAGACCACCGGTCATTGA